In Desulfosediminicola ganghwensis, a single window of DNA contains:
- a CDS encoding biotin/lipoyl-containing protein, with protein sequence MERIIQGTSAGEVLKKLRAAKSYYITNTARDISQSDFKNRILLHTDLLAAEQRDKAGYYSLEITGGASVHVDMLKKQVNPFTKLELLREKMPNTMFQTLCRGVNLFGYRPYPQNVIRFTVREFAKYVDVWRVFDFLNHVPNMQAVLEEVALAGKISEPCLCFSTGDEHTNAFYLNKVQEILDVTGPEAVLCIKNHGGLGTPRRIGELVDAIKQRFPDLVLHYHGHNTDGNDVGRIAEAVIKGVTIIDAADAAFTGFYGPPPVLTVIQVLKEHGFDPVGIDEEAVIATSDIIRDERQHYQQFESQIKGFQPTVQIHKLPGGAMGSSLEQAVKGGFLKEMPEILHKELPRVQKDLGNFWSVTPGSQILWTTAVSNVLGGERYGNPSGDLKNLLLGKYGPFPFYQPAEWIYEKVLGEDWKEQLASEGGVDTIADIDLAEEKAALHEKIGKEPTDRQLVLYLQHPVDAVDFFKFEEEYGMAYVLPPSIFYRQGGFEVGDTLYFTDLVGKEHIVEIGPSPTVDTGETAVYMNVDHHPMVYTFQPERNGSEAAARIQLSKEEIMDLAMAGDVRAGFAGNLVEVTVAEGDQVKRGDKVAIMEAMKMQTPLVSEIDGIVTVITAKNGAALQPGDKILKIDFDE encoded by the coding sequence ATGGAAAGAATTATTCAGGGAACATCGGCGGGCGAGGTGCTGAAAAAACTTCGTGCGGCCAAGAGCTATTACATAACCAATACCGCCCGTGACATCTCTCAGTCCGATTTCAAAAATCGCATTCTCCTGCACACCGATTTACTGGCGGCGGAGCAGCGGGATAAGGCGGGATATTATTCACTGGAAATCACCGGTGGCGCTTCCGTCCATGTGGATATGCTTAAAAAACAGGTAAATCCATTTACCAAGCTGGAGCTGTTGCGGGAGAAGATGCCGAACACTATGTTTCAGACCCTTTGTCGGGGTGTGAACCTCTTTGGTTATCGGCCATATCCACAGAATGTAATTCGTTTTACTGTGCGGGAATTTGCCAAGTATGTGGATGTCTGGCGCGTGTTTGACTTCCTCAACCACGTACCCAATATGCAGGCAGTGCTGGAAGAGGTTGCTCTTGCAGGTAAAATCAGTGAGCCGTGTTTGTGTTTTTCAACCGGTGATGAGCATACCAATGCATTTTATCTGAATAAAGTACAGGAAATACTGGATGTTACCGGGCCGGAGGCAGTGCTCTGTATCAAGAATCATGGTGGTCTTGGCACCCCAAGAAGGATCGGAGAGCTGGTGGATGCGATCAAACAGCGTTTTCCTGATCTGGTTCTGCATTATCACGGTCACAATACCGATGGCAATGATGTGGGACGAATTGCCGAGGCGGTGATTAAAGGTGTGACCATTATCGATGCGGCCGACGCAGCTTTTACCGGTTTTTACGGCCCGCCACCGGTACTGACAGTTATTCAGGTGTTGAAAGAGCATGGCTTTGATCCTGTAGGTATTGATGAAGAGGCGGTGATTGCCACCTCTGATATCATTCGTGACGAGCGTCAGCATTATCAGCAGTTTGAATCTCAGATCAAAGGTTTTCAGCCGACAGTGCAGATCCATAAACTGCCTGGTGGTGCCATGGGCTCAAGCCTCGAGCAGGCTGTGAAGGGTGGATTCCTGAAAGAGATGCCTGAGATACTGCATAAGGAGCTGCCCAGAGTTCAAAAAGATCTCGGCAATTTCTGGTCGGTTACTCCGGGTTCCCAGATTCTCTGGACCACTGCGGTATCCAACGTGCTTGGCGGAGAGCGTTACGGCAATCCATCCGGCGACCTGAAGAACCTGCTGCTCGGCAAGTATGGTCCGTTTCCTTTCTACCAGCCGGCGGAGTGGATTTACGAGAAGGTCCTTGGTGAAGATTGGAAAGAGCAGCTCGCCAGTGAAGGTGGTGTGGATACAATTGCCGACATCGATCTTGCCGAGGAGAAGGCGGCCCTGCATGAAAAAATTGGCAAAGAACCCACTGATCGGCAGCTGGTACTCTATCTGCAGCATCCCGTCGACGCGGTGGATTTTTTCAAGTTTGAAGAAGAGTACGGCATGGCCTATGTGCTGCCGCCATCTATCTTTTACCGTCAGGGTGGTTTTGAAGTTGGTGACACCCTTTACTTTACTGACCTGGTAGGTAAAGAGCACATCGTTGAGATTGGTCCATCCCCAACGGTGGATACCGGTGAGACTGCGGTCTATATGAACGTTGACCATCATCCTATGGTGTATACCTTCCAGCCTGAGCGAAACGGTAGCGAAGCTGCAGCCCGCATACAGCTCAGCAAAGAGGAGATCATGGATCTGGCCATGGCGGGTGATGTGCGCGCTGGATTTGCCGGCAACCTTGTTGAGGTTACTGTCGCTGAGGGTGATCAGGTGAAACGTGGAGACAAGGTCGCCATCATGGAGGCGATGAAGATGCAGACTCCTCTGGTCAGCGAAATCGACGGTATCGTTACCGTCATTACCGCCAAGAACGGGGCGGCATTGCAGCCTGGCGACAAGATCCTGAAGATCGATTTTGACGAGTAA